One Tetrapisispora phaffii CBS 4417 chromosome 2, complete genome genomic region harbors:
- the CDC73 gene encoding Cdc73p (similar to Saccharomyces cerevisiae CDC73 (YLR418C); ancestral locus Anc_4.290), whose product MSILNQIRDLFINQKTFKLFDKDNNETNDIAIADIIKFDDNENKAFKLDTLTEFSVDGNILPLRLIVHCWLNKDSTAAEYLSDCQAKQLTNVSFLHRTDLINWLSGQLEKSSYVNTGSTEATQDDNTNNTSKSQTENENLQSETYSSTSVTSNNIIPSKGSVNAETLNVTNNIELLKSSDAVLAKTLENTRELLNHNTELRGSKPIDFGYLIKDAELKIVQSIKSSLRSSKGKSSSTGISKNREKKVVLQKDPIILIPSATSSIFTLTNIKQFLEDSKYVSPRDLSVNLQQDLVTVEKKLDGLSRPIRFLIVNNTRMFTKPEYWERVVAVFTTGHEWQFNNYQWSKPQDLFQHTKGYYFHFTGDTVPPNVQKWNVQKVEIDRNKRFKDVEVVRFFWYNLEKELLARGYR is encoded by the coding sequence ATGTCAATTTTAAACCAGATTAGGGACCTTTTTATAAATCAGAAaactttcaaattatttgataaagaCAACAATGAAACAAATGATATTGCTATAGCTGACATAATCAAATTTGATGATAACGAAAATAAAGCTTTTAAACTAGATACTTTGACAGAGTTTTCAGTGGATGGAAATATTCTTCCATTGAGATTAATTGTGCATTGTTGGTTAAATAAAGATTCTACCGCTGCTGAATATCTATCTGATTGTCAAGCTAAACAATTAACTAATGTTTCGTTCTTGCATAGAActgatttaattaattggTTATCAGGGCAGTTAGAAAAATCATCTTATGTGAACACAGGTTCTACAGAAGCTACTCAAGAtgataatacaaataatacTTCCAAAAGTCAAacagaaaatgaaaatttacaaTCTGAAACTTACAGCTCAACCTCAGTTACATCCAATAACATAATACCATCCAAAGGCTCAGTTAATGCTGAAACTTTAAATGTTACTAATAATATCGAATTACTGAAATCATCTGATGCCGTTTTGGCTAAAACATTAGAAAATACAAGAGAATTACTAAATCATAATACTGAACTTCGTGGTTCTAAGCCTATTGATTTTggttatttaattaaagatgcagaattaaaaattgtCCAGTCCATAAAATCATCACTCCGCTCCAGTAAAGGAAAGTCTTCATCTACTGGCATATCTAAAAATCGTGAGAAAAAAGTTGTTCTACAAAAGGAtccaattattttaattccTTCAGCAACTTCTTCCATTTTTACATTgacaaatattaaacaatttttagAAGATTCTAAATATGTTAGTCCAAGAGATCTTTCTGTAAATTTACAACAGGACCTAGTGACAGTCGAAAAGAAACTAGATGGATTAAGTAGACCAATAagatttttaattgtaaacAACACAAGAATGTTTACGAAACCAGAGTACTGGGAAAGAGTTGTGGCAGTATTTACTACTGGCCATGAATGGCAATTTAACAATTATCAATGGAGCAAACCTCAAGATTTATTCCAACACACTAAAGGTTACTATTTCCACTTCACTGGTGATACGGTTCCTCCTAATGTTCAAAAGTGGAATGTACAAAAAGTTGAAATAGatagaaataaaagatttaaGGATGTTGAAGTTGTGCGTTTCTTCTGGTACAATTTAGAGAAGGAATTACTAGCGAGAGGTTACCGTTAA